The Heterodontus francisci isolate sHetFra1 unplaced genomic scaffold, sHetFra1.hap1 HAP1_SCAFFOLD_124, whole genome shotgun sequence genome window below encodes:
- the LOC137359223 gene encoding deleted in malignant brain tumors 1 protein-like yields MRCLMKDLEFFPNLWGKVGKWRWGNRSAMILLNGGVVWFCTKPISLNIRKLTVRPLKSEVLGSGSRCRSVRAGEMGDRESPHQDNSNSRNFESYQWKIMQPGNSQADPSVKLRLVNGGSRCAGRVEIHYRGQWGTVYGSYWDLPDEAVVCRELGCGTAVSAPGWAHFGEGTGPVVTADVACSGTEAALRDCESYQWDHYSLSHSDDAGVICSDRRYPRLTSGDSPCSGRLEIQYGENWGTVCDLDWDLKDANVVCNLLQCGVAVSVPRYAHFGEGIGLVRSDIFDCTGNETSLLDCRLFQGNQQECSHRNDASVICSGKHGPRLVDGTNRCSGRVEVLHGDQWGTLSDMYFDLEDANVVCEHLQCGTVTSIPGGAHFGKGSSPSNQQSSHLSSERNH; encoded by the exons ATGcggtgtttaatgaaagatctggagttttttcccaatctctggggaaaggtgggaaagtggagatggggcaatagatcagccatgatcttattgaacggcggagtcgTCTGG ttttgcaccaaacccattagtctaaaTATCAGGAAGTTAACCGTGCGACCACTGAAATCTGAGGTGCTGGGAAGTGGGAGTCGCTGTAGGTCAGTaagagcaggggaaatgggtgacCGGGAAAGTCCGCACCAGGATAACAGCAACagcagaaactttgaaagttaccaGTGGAAGATtatgca acctgggaacagtcaggctgacccgtcag tgaagctgagactggtgaatgggggcagtcggtgcgctgggagagtggagattcactacaggggacagtgggggactgtgtatggATCGTACTGGGACCTGCCGGACGaagctgttgtgtgtcgggagctgggctgcgggaccgcggtctctgcaccgggctgggctcactttggggaagggaccGGACCCGTTGTGACGGCTGATGTAGCGTGCAGCGgaaccgaggccgctctgcgggactgtgaatcatatcaatgggatcactattccttGTCGCACTCcgatgatgccggcgtcatctgctcag ATCGCAGATATCCTcgactaacatccggagactccccatgctcaggcagactggagatccagtacggtgaaaactggggaacagtgtgtgaccttgactgggatttgaaagacgccaatgtggtctgtaatctgcttcagtgtggagtcgccgtgtcggtgccaagatatgctcattttggagagggcattGGGCTCGTACGGTCTGATATCTTTGACTGCACTGGAAATGagaccagtttattggactgccgtctttttcaaggaaatcagcaggagtgcagccacaggaacgatgccagtgtgatctgttccg ggaaacatggacctcgattggttgatgggacgaacagatgctctggccgggtggaggtgctgcatggagaccagtgggggacgctgagtgacatgtactttgatctggaagacgccaacgtggtctgtgagcacttgcagtgtgggacagtaacctcaatcccgggaggagctcactttgggaagg GCTCCTCTCcatcaaatcagcagtcatcacacctctcctcagaaaggaaccattga